A region of the Cyanobacterium sp. T60_A2020_053 genome:
TTTATTTTCAATTTCACTTAATAAGTTATCGTTATTCTTTTGCTTTGATGTAGGTTGATTTTGTTTAAATTTATTTTCAATGTCACTCAATAAATCACTACTTTCTTCATTTGCGGACTTCTTTTTTGACAAATCTTCAATTATATGATCTAGTGAATCCTCATTTTTAGTTTTATTTTGAGGATAATTACTAACTTTTTTCTGCTTAAATTGTTGCTCAATTTGATTTAGTAAATCATCAGAATTATTCTGGGCTGACATAGCTTTTCGATTATGGTTACTAGCGATTTGCTCTAACGTCAAGTTAAGGGATTCGTTTTCATTCTTATTAATCATCATCTATTTTGGATAATAAAAATAAGCCCGTCAATTATGGAACGGTGGAAGATAATAGACAATTGACAATGGATAATTATGAGATTTATGGTCTCACAGTAATATTTATTATGTTATTTTGTCATTTTAACGCTATTTTTGTCTAAACAGTGTTTATTTCTGCCTGTTTTTTAACTCTTGTAGTATATCTAAACCCTTGATAATTCCATTTTTTTACTTCTTACTTAAAAAGCGCCCTCCACCCCAACAGCATCAACCAGTGTTACGCATACCAGCGGCAATACCGTTAATAGTTAACAGCGCCCCTCGCAATAGTTCATCTTTACTATAACGAAAATGAATCAACCCGGCTTTATCCTGACTAGCATACTGCCGTAATCGTTTTAAAAGAGAAACTTGTAAAAAGCCGAGGGGAACGATTGTACCATTGCGTAACTGAACCGAACGCTGTAATTCAGGATCATTATCCAATAGTCGCTCCTGTTGATTGATTTGCAGAACAATATCTCGACTACGATAGTATTCTTGGGCAATTTCAGCAAATAACTTGCGAAAACGCTCCTTATCCTCATCTTTTGACAACTCCTCCACATAGTGACTTGCCATCTGTAAATCCACTTTAGAAAGAGTCATCTCTACCTTAGAGATAACCATTTTAAAGAAAGGCCACTTTAAATAAAAATAACGCAATAACTTTAAATTTTCCTCCGGCTCTTTATCCAAAAACTCCTGTAACGCTGTACCAACACCATACCAAGCCGGCAGTAAAAAACGGCTTTGAGTCCAACTAAACACCCAAGGAATGGCGCGCAAAGAACTAATATCCTTCTTGCCACTCTTACGGCGAGCGGGGCGTGAGCTAATTTGCAACTTACTAATTTCCTCAATGGGAGTTACTGACAAGAAAAAGTCAATAAAATCCGGTTGCTCATAAATTAAATTACGATAAGCACGACGAGAAGCCATGGCAATTTCTTCCATGATGTCATTCCAAGGCTCAATATCATCAAAACCACTACCCAACAAACTCGCTTGAATTACTGCGGTACTAATAGTTTCGAGGTTATATAATGCCAACTCAGGAAGAGAATACTTAGAAGCTAATACCTCTCCCTGCTCAGTAATTTTGATTTTACCGTTAATGGTAGAAGTCGGTTGAGCCAAAATAGCGGCATAAGCTGGACCACCACCGCGCCCCACCGAGCCACCTCGCCCATGGAATATCTTAACTTTTACCCCATAGCGCCCTCCCAACTTAGCTAAAACTTTTTGAGCTTTATGAATTTCCCAATTACTACTCATAAACCCCGAATCTTTATTACTATCCGAGTATCCCAACATCACTTCCTGTAAATCATCGGGTTTTAACCTCGGAATGACTAAACTAGACTCTCCCTGATTAGTGTTGATTTCTTCATAACCCCCCGCCAAACAAGCACGATAAAGGGGTAAATCAAACAATTCCTGCATCACAGAATAAGAGCGTTTTAAATCTTCCACTGTTTCAAATAAAGGCACAATGCGAATGCTACTGATGCCTAAAACGGGATCATATAACCCTGCTTCTTTTGCCAATAACAACACCTCCAGCACATCGCTAACATAATTAGTCATACTGATGATGTAAGTACAACAAACCTCTACGCCAAATTCTTCCTGTAGCGCCCGTAACACCTGAAAAGTTTCAATGGTTTCCGTGGTAGTCTCGGCAAAAGGAATGGGATTAGGCACTAACGGGCGCCGAGTTTTTAACTCCCTCGTCAGCCAAGCAGTTTTTTCCGCTTCAGAAAGTTCATTGTAAGGACGATCTAAAATGCCTAAATAATTGGCAACCTCATTTAAAGCATCGGAATGACGGGAAGAGTCTTGACGAAAATCTAACTCCGTTAAATGAAAACCATAGATTTCCACCTGAAAAATTAAATGCTCTAATTCTTGGCAATTTAAGCCCGTTTCTTCCAAATTAGTTTTGATTAAGTTTAAATCTTCTAAAAAGTCACGGGCGCTGGGATAAAGATTATCTTCTTTATTTGCCAACTTGATGGATTTTCTGGTATCAGGATTAGACAAGCCTTCATTACGCGCTTTGGTATTCTTTAATTTTTCCTCAATAAATGCTAATTTTAAGCGATAAGGCTCTTGACGATAGCGCACATACAAACTGTCATACACTTCTGGCATTCTAATGCGATCTTGCTCCAAAGAGTCTAACAACTCAGGCATCACATTACACCAATGAAGAGATAAACTTAAAACGTCATTCAACTGAACCAGAGAATCCAAATATTTATCAATGACGAGATTACGTTGATAACAAGCGGTTGACCATGTAATCTCTGGAGTTACAAACGGATTTCCGTCTCGATCTCCCCCCACCCATGAACCAAAATAACAAAATTTATGATGGGGGGGGTTTAACTTAGGAAAAGTGCTATGGAGTGCCTGTTGTAAGCGTTTTGTTAGGTGCGGTAAACTATCAAATAACACCTCTTGAAAGTAGTGCAAAGCATAATCTACTTCATCTAATACAGTTGGTTTAAATTGATGTAGTTCATCGGTTCGCCACCACAACTGAATTTCGTCCATTAAACGACTGCGGAAATGTTCGGCTTCGTAGGAATTCGTTAACCCCATAGAGCGACAGGATTCCTCGGCGCTGTCGAGACGTTCTAAAATATGGGAAATGCGTCGTTGTTTTTTGCGAATGGTATGGCGCACGATTTCGGTGGGGTGCGCTGTAAAAACTAAGCGAATATCTAACTCATCCAATAAATCTTGGATTTTTTGCGGAGGCATATTCAACTTTTGTAAATGGGGGAAAAGCCAATGAAAAGTTCCCCCACTAGCTGGATTAGGCTTTTGGGAAAAATAGCTGTAATCTTCTGAACTATTTAACTCCATTTCGCTATTCCTATCGATAACGGAAGTTTGTAGTGCCTTAACTTGATCTTCTGTGGTGGTGCTACGGATAATTTTTTGGTTACGTTGCTCGTAATGTTGCTCGACAATATTAATTAGCTGAAAATATAACGCCAGCGCCCGTGCCGTTTTGATAGCGTCATCTAATTCTAACTGCTCAATCCATTTGCTAACCGACTGTTTGGGGGTTTCACTGGTTTGACCTTCGGGAGAACAAGCGGACTTTAACTGTTCTAACAAATCAACTAATTGTTGTCCACATTCATTGCGTAAAATTAACTCCCACAAATTTTCTACCAATTTCAGACGATGACGTAATAATAATTCTGAGTTGGAATAAATGCTTAATTCTTCTAGCGCAGTTGTGGTGGTAAAAGTCATAGTAATCGCTTCTTTCCGATTTTGATTCATTGGTGTTGTGCCAGACAACCTTTTAATTTTAGCGGTGATTTGTCCTTTCAAAAAGTTTTTTTAGATACATTGCTAGATTTATTTATGAGTTTTAAGATTCCTTAATTTGACCATCAAACGGTAGTTAGTAATGACTCTTGCACAAGTGTTGGTAATTCTATCAAAACGAAGTAACTGGCTGGATATAAATAGTCTTCTCCACTCTCATCGATAACTCTTAAATCTCCATCTTGGTTGGCGTCTTCGTCAGCAATAATGGGATAAATTTTGTGCAATTCTAAAGAAGCTGGATAATCTTTATTGTTCAAACAAACCGCGAATTTATAATTTTCCATGAAACTAATCTAAGTAACGTTTTCTTTTTATTTCTCGTTTGCCAATGCCTTGAGCTTCGTACCAATGAATTTCAGCTTTCCTAATTGTACCATTTGCTAAACGAATCGTAGCTATACCCTTTAGTTTTCGCCAGCGCCCTTCACCATAGTTTTTCCGAAGACGATTTATGTCTCGAATGGAGTTACTCACGGCAATATTTTCTATGTTTGTAATTTGACTAATAATTTCAAAATTCATCCTTCTGGCATTGTTTTTTTTTAACTACGAAATAAACGACTATATAAAATTTCGTGTTTCATACTAGCATAAGATAAACCCCAACTACACCAACTTAATTCCTCATCTTTTAGGTTAATAATTTCTTCGGCAATATTCCCCATAATTAAGTTAAGTTCTAATAATATTTTTTGTCCTTCTGTTTGCCCTAAAGGAATCAATTTTACTCCCACACTAACTTGATTATTTACCCAATTATGCAAATATCCTAAAATGGCTTGTTCTTCAGGGATTCCCCACTTTGCCATAATTAAACCGAAGAGAGGGGCGCTGGATATTTTTTGCTGAAAATAAGGGCTAATTTCTTGATAAAATTCTGGCTCTATACCCTTAATTAATCTTAATAAACTTTTGCCCATTTGCCAATTTTGTTCTCTTAGCTCTTGAGTTTCACGGGTGGCATTTAACCAATTATTCCAATATTGTATTTGCTCATATTCTTGATTTTTAGCTAATTGATAACAACGATAAAAAATAGCTGTTTCAATTTTAATTGAGCTGTATTTTAATTCATTAGTTAACCATTGTTTTAAACTATTTTGATCAAATATTTTTTTTCTGAAACAAGGGTTTCTAACCCTTCTGAATAAGTATAAGCGCCTAATGGTAGGCTAGAATTACACAGTTGTAACAGAGATAAAAGAGAAGTGTTAAACATCTAATATAATTGACAATGGATAATGGAAGGAATCCAGAATGTAGAATGCTAAACAATTGATTCTGAATAAAATATTACTAGAAAATATTGAATTAACTTTACTTTCTAAATTCTAAATTCTAAATTCTAAATTTTTTCTCCCTTTGATTAGTTTGCCAAAAATAATTCACCACTGGTAACAATTACCGATGCACCTTTAACTTGAACTTTGGTAATTATGCCATTTTCTTTGAAACCGTGCGCCCCCAACCGACTACAGCGCCCGACATCCTCACCTTGATAAATCTGCCATGCCCAGCGCCCTTCCTGTGCCGTTTCCCGTTGGGTGAGATAACCAGCAAAAGCAGAAGCAGCCGATCCAGTTGCCGGGTCTTCAGTTATATTTAAAGCAGGAGCAAACATCCGCACCCGATATTCATTTTCTGCTAATTTCACAAAGGGATAGACATGGGGCGCCCAAAAATCTTTTAACACCCTCTCCCACTGTGGTTGATTAATTTTCGCTTCTTTTAATGCCTCCACATCCCTGACAGGAATAATTAAAAATGGTAAACCACAGGATACCGCCATGGGTTGCCATCCTTCTACCTGTAGCTGTTTTTCTGACAATGATAATACTTGGGCTAAATCATTGATGGCAGGGCATTGGGGATAAAATTCTGGGGTGAGGGGCGCTGTGAGGAGGGCGCTGGTGGGAATACCATTCACTGACTCAATCATCACTGGTACAAGCCCCGCTTTTTCCTCTAAGATAACCTCAGTTTGGGGTGAATCTAAGTTAAATTGACCTAATTTTGCCAGTAAATAGGCTGTGCCAATGGTAGGATGCCCAGCAAAAGGAATTTCACCGCCGGGTGTAAAAATACGCAATAAAGCGTTAGCTTCTGCATTTTGAGCAGGGAAAACGAACACTGTTTCAGAAAAATTAAATTCTATGGCTATTTTCTGCATGATTTCGCTGGATAATCCCTGCGCATCAGGAAATACAGCTAACTGATTACCGCTAAAAATTTGCTCAGTGAAGACATCTAAGGTGTAATATTTCATTATTTTTCATACTATGTAATTCGGTGAAGGATTATTAATAAATATATATAAATGAAAATTACTTAACCTTCAAACATTCTTCCACATAAGCCCTTAACTGTTGTTGATTCATCATTTGTACTTTTTGTAACTCCTGTCGATTATTGATGGCGAATAAATTATTTTTTGAACCATTTTTGTCTCGATAATGTTCCAAATGAACTAAAACACCGTTAATACGACCAATACGATAACCTAGTTTAGCAAATCTTTCAATCAATTCATTATCTTCCCACCCGTAGGATACAAAACGCTCATTCATCATTCCCCCTTCCATAAAAATTTCTCGATTAAAAAATACTGCTCCACCCACAGAATCTTCATAATTAAGTTTAAATAGAGCAGGTGATATTTTTGATAATTCATATTTTTGCCTAACAAGATATTGATGTGAAGATTGAGAAAAATCAACACAGATTCCATCATATGGACAAACCATATCTAATTTTTTATCTTTGACTAATTTATAAGCCGTCAAAATTTGTAACTTTTCAACTAAAGAATCAGTATCCCAAATGACAATGATTTCTGTATCAGTTTTTTGAGCAATTTTGTTAAGTATTTTTGTTTTATGAGTATAAATACTATTAGTTGAATAATGATAATACTGACATTTATCTTTTAGATACTCTAATTGAGGGTTAGAGGATTCTTCTGCCACCATAATATTTGTGTCAAAATGATGTCTTAAAAAATCAATAGATAAATTAATATTTTTTTCTCTGTCGGGATGTTCTATTTTTACAGGTATGAGAAAAGTTACATCGTTTAAGTCACGGCAATCTTTATCGATACGAGATGATTCAGTATCTATAACTTCAATATTATATTTTTTGTTAGTGGCAAAACGGTCTTGATTTTTAGCAGTTGACTTAGTATTTATATACTGTCTCAGTTTAAGGCGAAAACGATCAAAATAACTCATACTTAAAATTTGGTAGTTTAGTTCTAATACTTATATAATAGGTATGAATTTCACTTTTTGATTCATTTATTTTACAGCCCTGCGTGAAATATAGAAGCATAGAATATTACAATAGATTTTTGAAATTTTTTAAAAGTATAAATTGCTCTTGAAGTTAACGGTTCTTTAAAAACTAGATTTTAAGCATATAACTAGCATATATATCCTCAGTATTAAGATGTTTTAAGTTTTGTCCAAACCATAAAGATGGGGCAATAACTTTTTTATTTTGATAAATATTTAACCAACTTGCCCACCAACTAAAAGAACTATTTGCGATGATTTGATGTGGAAATATACTCATTAAATATAAGTCTAAATCATCTCGTTGTGATGTCCAAAAATCAAAGCGTTTTTCTTGAAATAAATCTTGATGACGACACCAATCAATATCATCAGAAAATATAACAAAATTAGTAGAATTATCAAAATACTGAATTGCTTGAGCGTAATAATTTAAGGAGCAAATGGGGTGATGGTTAGGATATTTTAAATAATCTCCTCGTCTTATATGAATAGCACATTGATAATCAGAAAACTTTTTTTGATATATTTCTTGTATTTGATTCATTACATCAGTATTAGATGTACCATCAAGTTACAAGTAATCATTTTTTGTTATTTTGCGAGAATCATATCAATTTCGGAATATGGGTAATACACGGTAAATCATATCATAACTTTATTTGAGGAAAATCCATAAAAATGCCTTATTCAATGATTCAGTCTCTATAACCTCAATGTTATATTTTTTATCGAGCAAACCGCATTATTAAACTGTGAGCATTAACAACCACCTCACGTTTATCAGAAAAATAGCAGTTTATTCTATCAAAACTACTATAGAATCAAACTAGGATTACCTTCAGTAGCAATAATATCTAAGGAGAATGACTTGGCACATAAAAAAAGCCTTTGACGAGGATTGAACTCGTGACCTCACCCTTACCAAGGGTGTGCTCTACCACTGAGCTACAAAGGCAATGGGCCGAGCTGGATTTGAACCAGCGTAGGCATAGCCAGCGGATTTACAGTCCGCCCCCATTAACCACTCGGGCATCGACCCTTTTGTTTTCACAATTATTAATTATAACTTATTCGTTTTTAAAATGCCAACTTTC
Encoded here:
- the ppc gene encoding phosphoenolpyruvate carboxylase — protein: MTFTTTTALEELSIYSNSELLLRHRLKLVENLWELILRNECGQQLVDLLEQLKSACSPEGQTSETPKQSVSKWIEQLELDDAIKTARALALYFQLINIVEQHYEQRNQKIIRSTTTEDQVKALQTSVIDRNSEMELNSSEDYSYFSQKPNPASGGTFHWLFPHLQKLNMPPQKIQDLLDELDIRLVFTAHPTEIVRHTIRKKQRRISHILERLDSAEESCRSMGLTNSYEAEHFRSRLMDEIQLWWRTDELHQFKPTVLDEVDYALHYFQEVLFDSLPHLTKRLQQALHSTFPKLNPPHHKFCYFGSWVGGDRDGNPFVTPEITWSTACYQRNLVIDKYLDSLVQLNDVLSLSLHWCNVMPELLDSLEQDRIRMPEVYDSLYVRYRQEPYRLKLAFIEEKLKNTKARNEGLSNPDTRKSIKLANKEDNLYPSARDFLEDLNLIKTNLEETGLNCQELEHLIFQVEIYGFHLTELDFRQDSSRHSDALNEVANYLGILDRPYNELSEAEKTAWLTRELKTRRPLVPNPIPFAETTTETIETFQVLRALQEEFGVEVCCTYIISMTNYVSDVLEVLLLAKEAGLYDPVLGISSIRIVPLFETVEDLKRSYSVMQELFDLPLYRACLAGGYEEINTNQGESSLVIPRLKPDDLQEVMLGYSDSNKDSGFMSSNWEIHKAQKVLAKLGGRYGVKVKIFHGRGGSVGRGGGPAYAAILAQPTSTINGKIKITEQGEVLASKYSLPELALYNLETISTAVIQASLLGSGFDDIEPWNDIMEEIAMASRRAYRNLIYEQPDFIDFFLSVTPIEEISKLQISSRPARRKSGKKDISSLRAIPWVFSWTQSRFLLPAWYGVGTALQEFLDKEPEENLKLLRYFYLKWPFFKMVISKVEMTLSKVDLQMASHYVEELSKDEDKERFRKLFAEIAQEYYRSRDIVLQINQQERLLDNDPELQRSVQLRNGTIVPLGFLQVSLLKRLRQYASQDKAGLIHFRYSKDELLRGALLTINGIAAGMRNTG
- a CDS encoding PhzF family phenazine biosynthesis protein; translation: MKYYTLDVFTEQIFSGNQLAVFPDAQGLSSEIMQKIAIEFNFSETVFVFPAQNAEANALLRIFTPGGEIPFAGHPTIGTAYLLAKLGQFNLDSPQTEVILEEKAGLVPVMIESVNGIPTSALLTAPLTPEFYPQCPAINDLAQVLSLSEKQLQVEGWQPMAVSCGLPFLIIPVRDVEALKEAKINQPQWERVLKDFWAPHVYPFVKLAENEYRVRMFAPALNITEDPATGSAASAFAGYLTQRETAQEGRWAWQIYQGEDVGRCSRLGAHGFKENGIITKVQVKGASVIVTSGELFLAN
- a CDS encoding alpha-1,2-fucosyltransferase, with amino-acid sequence MNQIQEIYQKKFSDYQCAIHIRRGDYLKYPNHHPICSLNYYAQAIQYFDNSTNFVIFSDDIDWCRHQDLFQEKRFDFWTSQRDDLDLYLMSIFPHQIIANSSFSWWASWLNIYQNKKVIAPSLWFGQNLKHLNTEDIYASYMLKI